In the Burkholderia cenocepacia genome, one interval contains:
- a CDS encoding NAD-dependent epimerase/dehydratase family protein, with product MSANAGGTQRQALVLGASGGIGGEVARQLRDAGWQVRALKRGLDAEVVERDGIAWVRGDALDRDAVVRAARGCSVIVHAVNPPGYRNWATQVLPMIDNAIAAARAAQATVVLPGTVYNFGADAFPVLREDAPQHPATRKGAIRVELERRLQDASAHGVPAIVVRAGDFFGPQLGNSWFSQGLIKAGRPVTAISVPSRGVGHQWSYVPDVACVMVELIERRETLEPFARFHLGGHWDEDGMQMALAVQRVAQRHGMRPALRDFPWWLVYVAAPFVTTLRELLEMRYLWREPIRMDNARVTAVLGREPVTPLDTAVEATLAGLGCLG from the coding sequence ATGTCGGCAAACGCAGGCGGGACGCAACGGCAGGCCCTCGTGCTGGGCGCGAGCGGCGGGATCGGCGGGGAAGTCGCGCGGCAGTTGCGCGATGCGGGCTGGCAGGTACGCGCGCTCAAGCGCGGGCTCGATGCCGAAGTCGTGGAGCGCGACGGTATCGCATGGGTGCGCGGCGACGCGCTGGATCGCGATGCGGTGGTGCGCGCCGCCCGCGGCTGCAGCGTGATCGTGCATGCGGTGAATCCGCCCGGATACCGGAACTGGGCCACGCAGGTGCTGCCGATGATCGACAACGCGATCGCGGCGGCCCGGGCCGCGCAGGCGACCGTCGTGCTGCCGGGCACGGTCTACAACTTCGGCGCCGATGCGTTTCCGGTGCTGCGGGAAGACGCGCCGCAGCATCCGGCGACCCGCAAGGGCGCGATCCGCGTCGAACTGGAGCGGCGGCTGCAGGACGCCAGCGCGCACGGCGTGCCGGCGATCGTCGTGCGCGCCGGCGATTTCTTCGGGCCGCAGCTCGGCAACAGCTGGTTCTCGCAGGGGCTGATCAAGGCGGGGCGGCCGGTCACCGCCATCAGCGTGCCGAGCCGCGGCGTCGGCCATCAATGGTCGTATGTGCCTGACGTGGCCTGCGTGATGGTCGAGCTGATCGAGCGGCGCGAGACGCTGGAGCCGTTCGCGCGTTTTCATCTGGGCGGGCATTGGGATGAAGACGGCATGCAGATGGCGCTGGCCGTGCAACGCGTCGCGCAGCGGCACGGCATGCGACCGGCGCTGCGCGATTTCCCGTGGTGGCTCGTGTACGTGGCTGCGCCGTTCGTCACGACGTTGCGCGAATTGCTCGAGATGCGTTACCTGTGGCGCGAACCGATCCGGATGGACAACGCGCGCGTGACCGCGGTGCTCGGCCGCGAGCCGGTCACGCCGCTCGATACGGCGGTGGAGGCGACGCTGGCGGGGCTCGGGTGTCTCGGGTGA
- a CDS encoding LysR family transcriptional regulator, producing the protein MTIDLNWERYRTFLAVLTEGSLSGAARALGITQPTAGRHVAALEAAFGQTLFTRSPSGLLPTEAALALRGHAEALRSAAAAFERAAASHGAGVRGIVRISASDVIAVEVLPPMLAQLRRDHPGLVIELVPTDRIQDVLKREADIAVRMAPPAQDALVARRVGEIEVGLYARDDYLAHHGAPATIDALAHHTLIGFDTVTPFIRSAGRGMPLWKRDAFALRTDSNLAQLAMIRAGYGIGFCQSALAKRNARLVRVLPDALGMRLETWVVMHEDLRTSPRCRAVFDALANGLRAYADGEAAE; encoded by the coding sequence ATGACCATCGATCTGAACTGGGAGCGCTACCGCACCTTCCTCGCGGTCCTGACGGAAGGCTCGCTGTCCGGCGCGGCGCGCGCGCTCGGCATCACGCAGCCGACGGCCGGCCGCCATGTCGCGGCGCTCGAAGCCGCGTTCGGCCAGACGCTGTTCACGCGCTCGCCGTCGGGCCTGCTGCCGACCGAGGCCGCGCTCGCGCTGCGCGGCCACGCGGAGGCGCTGCGCAGCGCGGCGGCCGCGTTCGAGCGCGCGGCGGCCAGCCACGGCGCCGGCGTGCGCGGCATCGTGCGGATCTCGGCCAGCGACGTGATCGCCGTCGAGGTGCTGCCGCCGATGCTCGCGCAATTGCGGCGCGACCATCCGGGGCTCGTGATCGAACTGGTGCCGACCGACCGCATCCAGGACGTGCTGAAGCGCGAGGCCGACATCGCGGTACGGATGGCGCCGCCCGCGCAGGACGCGCTCGTCGCGCGGCGCGTCGGCGAAATCGAGGTCGGGCTGTATGCGCGCGACGATTACCTGGCGCACCACGGCGCGCCCGCGACGATCGATGCGCTCGCGCATCACACGCTGATCGGCTTCGATACCGTCACGCCGTTCATTCGTTCGGCGGGGCGCGGCATGCCGCTGTGGAAGCGCGACGCGTTCGCGCTGCGTACCGACAGCAATCTCGCGCAGCTCGCGATGATCCGTGCCGGCTACGGGATCGGCTTCTGCCAGTCGGCGCTCGCGAAACGCAACGCGCGGCTCGTGCGCGTGCTGCCGGACGCGCTCGGGATGCGGCTGGAAACCTGGGTCGTGATGCACGAAGACCTGCGGACCAGCCCGCGCTGCCGGGCCGTGTTCGATGCGCTGGCCAACGGGCTGCGGGCGTATGCGGACGGTGAGGCCGCCGAGTAG
- a CDS encoding LysR family transcriptional regulator, translating into MRGFDLDQLRTFAAVADAGSLTAAAPRLHLSQSTVSEQVRKLESRAGVPLFVRSKRGVEPTPAGARLLQHARRIVALNEAAFDELRGQAIKGELRVAITDYYRTNEVAGMLARLRECYPQLSLHVSAMKSAEIEAAHARGQIDLGVVMNMSSGPFRPASADTRWVLRREPLSWVASPALAEQLPEPLPLVLLPDDCMMHQVAVRSLDEQHTPYVLVHSASGVAGLQSMLAAGLGVGCLCASAIGDGLMRLGTKYRLPPLPDAVFSLTPPLPGERETVTQAREVLSRQLLM; encoded by the coding sequence ATGCGCGGTTTCGACCTGGATCAGTTGCGTACTTTCGCGGCGGTCGCGGATGCGGGCAGCCTGACGGCCGCTGCACCGCGGCTGCACCTGTCGCAATCGACGGTCAGCGAGCAGGTCCGCAAGCTCGAATCGCGCGCCGGCGTGCCGCTGTTCGTGCGCAGCAAGCGCGGCGTCGAACCGACGCCGGCCGGCGCGCGGCTGCTGCAGCATGCGCGGCGCATCGTCGCGCTGAACGAGGCCGCGTTCGACGAGCTGCGCGGGCAGGCGATCAAGGGCGAACTGCGCGTCGCGATCACCGACTACTACCGCACGAATGAAGTGGCGGGCATGCTGGCGCGGCTGCGCGAGTGCTACCCGCAGTTGAGCCTGCACGTGAGCGCGATGAAGAGCGCGGAGATCGAAGCGGCGCACGCACGCGGGCAGATCGATCTCGGCGTCGTGATGAACATGTCGAGCGGGCCGTTCCGGCCGGCGTCGGCCGACACACGCTGGGTGCTGCGGCGCGAACCGCTGTCGTGGGTCGCGTCGCCCGCGCTCGCCGAGCAGTTGCCCGAGCCGCTGCCGCTCGTGCTGCTGCCGGACGACTGCATGATGCATCAGGTCGCGGTGCGCTCGCTCGACGAGCAACACACGCCGTACGTGCTCGTGCACAGCGCGTCGGGCGTCGCGGGGTTGCAGTCGATGCTCGCGGCGGGGCTCGGCGTCGGTTGCCTGTGCGCATCGGCGATCGGCGACGGCCTGATGCGGCTCGGCACGAAATACCGGCTGCCGCCGCTGCCGGACGCGGTGTTTTCGCTGACGCCGCCGTTGCCGGGCGAACGCGAGACCGTCACTCAGGCGCGCGAGGTGCTGTCGCGTCAACTGCTGATGTAA
- a CDS encoding MFS transporter, with the protein MTNNTLAPCAPACAAAAATPRSHHGWALVVLLVGAILPPLDYFIVNLALPAIRDGIGARQAELQLVVSAYACANAVVQITGGRLGDLYGRKRMFMIGMAGFVLASTLCGLAGNGTVLVGGRVLQGLFAAILAPQVLATIRSVFSPQEQVRVMGFYGFAFGLAAVIGQLGGGALISLHPFGLGWRAIFLVNLPIGILALIGSWRFIPENRAPRGQRIDVPGTVLMSLFLLMLVYPLTHGREAGWPLWMIACGVGALPMLGALLAVEARRLARGHDPLLDVRLLRNPVVALGLLLAFLFYTLSAFFLSYGIYLQGCLNWSPLASGFAILPLGLGFLASPLLTTRLVARFGGYRVLTLGFAMLAAGVAIAAALARDGAPGPGFYAGIAAIGIGQGLVLPSVVRIVLAEVDAARAGVASGMVSAMLQIGAAVGAATIGGVFFARLGVHPAALDYVQGFRASMFTLTIVLLGCVALSMALGPLHRRLHADA; encoded by the coding sequence ATGACGAACAATACCCTCGCCCCCTGCGCACCAGCCTGCGCGGCCGCCGCGGCGACGCCGCGCAGCCATCATGGCTGGGCGCTCGTGGTCCTGCTGGTCGGCGCCATTCTGCCGCCGCTCGACTACTTCATCGTGAATCTCGCGCTCCCGGCCATTCGCGACGGCATCGGCGCGCGCCAGGCCGAGTTGCAGCTCGTCGTGTCGGCCTATGCATGCGCGAACGCGGTCGTCCAGATCACCGGCGGGCGGCTCGGCGACCTGTACGGACGCAAGCGCATGTTCATGATCGGCATGGCCGGCTTCGTGCTCGCGTCGACGCTGTGCGGGCTCGCCGGCAACGGCACGGTGCTCGTCGGCGGCCGCGTGCTGCAGGGCCTGTTCGCCGCGATCCTCGCCCCCCAGGTGCTCGCGACGATCCGCAGCGTGTTCAGCCCGCAGGAACAGGTGCGCGTGATGGGCTTCTACGGGTTCGCATTCGGCCTCGCGGCCGTGATCGGCCAGCTCGGCGGCGGCGCGCTGATCAGCCTGCATCCGTTCGGGCTCGGCTGGCGCGCGATCTTCCTCGTCAATCTGCCGATCGGCATCCTGGCGCTGATCGGCAGCTGGCGCTTCATCCCGGAAAACCGCGCGCCGCGCGGCCAGCGCATCGACGTGCCGGGTACGGTGCTGATGTCGCTGTTCCTGCTGATGCTCGTGTACCCGCTCACGCACGGTCGGGAAGCCGGCTGGCCGCTGTGGATGATCGCGTGCGGCGTCGGCGCGCTGCCGATGCTCGGCGCGCTGCTCGCGGTCGAAGCGCGCCGGCTCGCGCGCGGCCACGATCCGCTGCTCGACGTGCGGCTGCTCCGCAACCCGGTCGTCGCGCTCGGGCTCCTGCTCGCGTTCCTGTTCTATACGCTGAGCGCGTTCTTCCTGAGCTACGGGATCTATCTGCAGGGCTGCCTGAACTGGTCGCCGCTCGCGTCCGGGTTCGCGATCCTGCCGCTCGGGCTCGGCTTCCTCGCGAGCCCGCTGCTGACGACGCGCCTCGTCGCCCGCTTCGGCGGGTATCGCGTGCTCACGCTCGGCTTCGCGATGCTCGCGGCCGGCGTCGCGATCGCCGCCGCGCTCGCCCGCGACGGTGCGCCGGGGCCCGGCTTCTATGCGGGCATCGCGGCGATCGGCATCGGGCAAGGGCTCGTGCTGCCGTCGGTCGTGCGGATCGTACTCGCGGAAGTCGATGCGGCCCGCGCGGGGGTCGCGTCAGGGATGGTCAGCGCGATGCTGCAGATCGGCGCGGCGGTCGGCGCCGCGACGATCGGCGGCGTGTTCTTCGCGCGGCTCGGCGTGCATCCGGCCGCGCTCGATTACGTGCAGGGCTTCAGGGCGTCGATGTTCACGCTGACGATCGTGCTGCTGGGCTGCGTCGCGCTGTCGATGGCGCTCGGGCCGCTGCATCGGCGGCTGCATGCGGATGCGTGA
- a CDS encoding oxidoreductase-like domain-containing protein: MPNQASGDPSVDDPRPTPPVQPELEDCCNSGCSPCVFDLYDEALARYRVELAEWEARHAQREPHR; the protein is encoded by the coding sequence GTGCCGAACCAAGCTTCCGGAGATCCGTCCGTCGACGATCCCCGCCCGACCCCGCCTGTCCAACCCGAACTGGAAGACTGCTGCAACAGCGGTTGCTCGCCGTGCGTCTTCGATCTTTACGACGAGGCGCTCGCGCGCTATCGCGTCGAACTGGCCGAATGGGAGGCGCGGCACGCACAGCGCGAGCCTCACCGGTAA
- a CDS encoding RidA family protein encodes MAEAVNPPEVWAPFGAFSMAVIQGDGRIVHLKGQVALDRDGQVVGAGDMRAQVRQTLDNIRDVLAALGGQMRDVISLVHYATDIDAFMQAGDIRKTYFAEPYPVTTTVQVERLYHPDLLIEIAAIAEIPLARFRRPERAA; translated from the coding sequence ATGGCCGAAGCCGTGAATCCCCCGGAAGTCTGGGCGCCGTTCGGCGCGTTTTCGATGGCCGTGATCCAGGGCGACGGCCGGATCGTGCATCTGAAGGGACAGGTCGCGCTCGACCGCGACGGGCAGGTAGTCGGCGCCGGCGACATGCGCGCCCAGGTCCGGCAAACGCTCGACAACATCCGCGACGTGCTGGCCGCGCTGGGCGGGCAGATGCGCGACGTGATCTCGCTCGTCCATTACGCCACCGACATCGATGCGTTCATGCAGGCCGGCGACATCCGCAAGACCTACTTCGCCGAACCCTATCCGGTGACGACGACCGTCCAGGTCGAACGTCTCTACCATCCCGACCTGCTGATCGAGATCGCAGCCATCGCCGAGATTCCGCTGGCGCGGTTTCGTCGGCCCGAGAGGGCCGCGTGA
- the creD gene encoding cell envelope integrity protein CreD, with the protein MNRVLLFKSMITAFLALAILIPLQMVQSIVRERADYRQSALQSIWASYAGPQTVTGPVLVVRYTEVTRVSDDARAGGKAKTSLKSETKRLFVFPKTLKVDGTLAVSVRYRGIHKALVYGLDSRITGMLPLPDLKKLPEADGHVSFKIDGAYVALGIGDLRGLKAQPDLRIGGKRIDVEQGTRLDSLRQGVHANVDLTALAEANAGATVVPFSIGLPLAGAESVAFAPVGDQNDFSLKSTWPHPSFGGEFLPAERTIDARGFASNWHVTSFNTKAREQVASGNGGGEIEMASVSVIEPVNVYLQAERATKYGALFVMLTFASFFMYELVKRLRIHPIQYTLVGLSLALFFLLLLSLSEHIAFGYAYLAASGACIGLLGFYLSFVLHSVKRGATFTVLLAMLYAALYGLLLSEDNALMLGSLLLFAILAGIMTLTRRVDWYSLGAAWQPLADKPGAVKPGAPAK; encoded by the coding sequence ATGAATCGAGTTCTGTTGTTCAAGTCCATGATCACCGCGTTTCTCGCGCTGGCGATCCTGATCCCGCTGCAGATGGTCCAGAGCATCGTGCGGGAACGCGCCGATTACCGGCAGAGTGCGCTGCAGAGCATCTGGGCGAGCTACGCGGGGCCGCAGACGGTGACGGGGCCGGTGCTCGTCGTCCGTTACACGGAAGTCACGCGCGTGAGCGACGACGCGCGGGCCGGCGGCAAGGCGAAAACCAGCCTGAAAAGCGAGACGAAACGGCTATTCGTGTTCCCCAAGACGCTGAAGGTCGACGGCACGCTGGCGGTCAGCGTGCGCTATCGCGGTATTCACAAGGCACTCGTGTACGGACTCGACAGCCGGATCACGGGCATGCTGCCGCTGCCGGACCTGAAGAAGCTGCCGGAGGCCGACGGCCACGTGAGCTTCAAGATCGACGGCGCATACGTCGCGCTCGGCATCGGCGACCTGCGGGGGCTGAAGGCGCAGCCCGACCTGCGCATCGGCGGCAAGCGGATCGACGTGGAGCAGGGCACGCGGCTCGACAGCCTGCGCCAGGGCGTGCATGCGAACGTCGATCTCACGGCGCTGGCGGAGGCAAACGCCGGGGCGACGGTCGTGCCGTTCAGCATCGGCCTGCCGCTGGCGGGCGCCGAATCGGTCGCGTTCGCGCCGGTGGGCGATCAGAACGACTTCTCGCTGAAATCGACGTGGCCGCATCCGAGCTTCGGCGGCGAGTTCCTGCCGGCGGAGCGCACGATCGATGCGCGCGGCTTCGCCAGCAACTGGCACGTGACGTCATTCAACACGAAGGCGCGCGAGCAAGTGGCGTCCGGCAACGGCGGGGGCGAGATCGAGATGGCGTCGGTATCGGTGATCGAACCCGTGAACGTCTATTTGCAGGCCGAACGCGCGACGAAATACGGTGCGCTGTTCGTGATGCTCACGTTCGCGAGCTTCTTCATGTACGAGCTCGTGAAGCGGCTGCGCATTCACCCGATCCAGTACACGCTGGTCGGCTTGTCGCTCGCGCTGTTCTTCCTGCTGTTGCTGAGCCTGTCCGAGCATATTGCGTTCGGCTATGCGTATCTCGCGGCGAGCGGCGCATGCATCGGGCTGCTCGGCTTCTACCTGTCGTTCGTGCTGCACAGCGTGAAGCGCGGCGCGACGTTCACCGTGCTGCTTGCGATGTTGTACGCGGCGCTCTACGGGCTGCTGCTGTCGGAAGACAATGCGCTGATGCTCGGTTCGCTGCTGCTGTTCGCGATCCTTGCCGGCATCATGACGCTCACGCGCCGCGTCGACTGGTATTCGCTTGGCGCCGCGTGGCAGCCGCTGGCCGACAAGCCGGGAGCGGTGAAGCCGGGCGCGCCGGCGAAGTAG
- the creC gene encoding two-component system sensor histidine kinase CreC, which yields MHIGLRIFFGFFLIVGLAALITLRVFVQEVKPGVREAMEDTLVDTAQVLATLAADDMANGHIADGTFARQLGKLHERPVSANVWGIQKNAIGYRLYITDAHGIVRYDSSGSALGQDYSRWNDVYRTLRGEYGARSTRSDPNDDGSTVMHVAAPIRRGNEIIGVLTIAKPNQTVAPFIARSQRKIMLYGALLMGGAILIGAACTWWLVLGLRRLQRYARAIAAGERASMPLQGANELAELGRAVESMHQRLEDRQYVETYIHTLTHEMKSPLAAISGAAELLQEDMPVANRRRFTENIRRQAGRLEQMIRKLLALAEVEQKQRLSVHEPVALRPVLEQLVDDIEPRARQRGVSLRIDASDAADPAVVDGDPFLLRQALGNLLDNALDFAPQGSTIRIALERQPAGRAHVAVVRVDDDGPGVPDYALSRVFERFYSLPRPDGQDRSTGLGLCFVREVAMLHRGQVALANRAEGGACATLTLPSAG from the coding sequence ATGCATATCGGCCTGCGCATCTTCTTCGGCTTTTTCCTGATCGTCGGCCTGGCCGCGCTGATCACGCTGCGCGTGTTCGTGCAGGAGGTGAAGCCCGGCGTGCGCGAAGCGATGGAGGACACGCTCGTCGATACCGCGCAGGTGCTGGCGACGCTGGCGGCCGACGACATGGCGAACGGGCACATCGCCGACGGCACATTCGCGCGGCAACTCGGGAAATTGCACGAGCGCCCGGTCAGCGCGAACGTGTGGGGTATCCAGAAGAACGCGATCGGCTACCGCCTCTACATCACCGACGCGCACGGCATCGTGCGCTACGACTCGTCCGGCAGCGCGCTCGGGCAGGACTATTCGCGCTGGAACGACGTGTACCGGACGCTGCGCGGCGAATACGGCGCGCGCAGCACGCGCAGCGATCCGAACGACGACGGCAGCACCGTGATGCACGTGGCGGCGCCGATCCGGCGCGGCAACGAGATCATCGGCGTGCTGACGATCGCGAAACCGAACCAGACGGTCGCGCCGTTCATCGCGCGCAGCCAGCGCAAGATCATGCTGTACGGCGCGTTGCTGATGGGCGGCGCGATCCTGATCGGCGCCGCGTGCACGTGGTGGCTGGTGCTCGGGTTGCGGCGCCTGCAGCGCTATGCGCGCGCGATCGCGGCCGGCGAGCGCGCGTCGATGCCGCTGCAGGGCGCAAACGAACTGGCCGAGCTCGGGCGCGCGGTGGAAAGCATGCATCAGCGGCTGGAAGACCGCCAGTACGTCGAAACCTACATCCACACGCTCACGCACGAGATGAAAAGCCCGCTGGCCGCGATCAGTGGTGCAGCCGAACTGTTGCAGGAAGACATGCCGGTCGCGAACCGCCGGCGCTTCACCGAGAACATCCGCCGTCAGGCCGGCCGCCTCGAACAGATGATCCGCAAGCTGCTCGCGCTGGCCGAGGTCGAGCAGAAGCAGCGGCTGTCGGTGCACGAGCCGGTCGCGCTGCGGCCGGTGCTCGAACAGCTCGTCGACGATATCGAGCCGCGCGCGCGGCAGCGCGGCGTGAGCCTGCGGATCGATGCGAGCGATGCGGCCGATCCCGCGGTCGTCGACGGCGATCCGTTCCTGCTGCGGCAGGCGCTCGGCAACCTGCTCGACAACGCGCTGGATTTCGCGCCGCAAGGCAGCACGATCCGGATCGCGCTCGAGCGGCAGCCGGCGGGGCGGGCGCACGTCGCGGTCGTGCGCGTCGACGACGACGGCCCCGGCGTGCCCGACTATGCGCTGTCGCGCGTGTTCGAACGCTTCTATTCGCTGCCGCGGCCCGACGGACAGGATCGCAGCACAGGCCTCGGGCTGTGTTTCGTCCGCGAAGTCGCGATGCTGCATCGCGGCCAGGTCGCGCTTGCGAATCGCGCGGAAGGCGGCGCGTGCGCGACGCTCACGCTGCCGTCGGCCGGCTGA
- the creB gene encoding two-component system response regulator CreB: MTQPTILIVEDEQAIADTIVYALGTDGMQTVHCTLGQAALDRLRDTHFDLVVLDVGLPDLSGFEVCRRLRTFTDIPVIFLTARHDEIDRIVGLEIGADDYVVKPFSPRELAARVRVILRRFHRTAAPEPAPAPTPTSADAPAPVASGFTLDTDGARVSWLGHALDLTRYEFGLMALLVRHPGRIYSREQLMDLVWHEALDSADRTVDTHIKTLRAKLRAIDPERDPIRTHRGMGYSLQP; encoded by the coding sequence ATGACTCAGCCCACCATCCTGATCGTCGAAGACGAACAGGCGATCGCGGACACGATCGTCTATGCACTCGGCACCGACGGCATGCAGACCGTCCACTGCACGCTCGGGCAGGCGGCGCTCGACCGCCTGCGCGACACGCATTTCGATCTCGTGGTGCTCGATGTCGGCCTGCCGGACCTCAGCGGTTTCGAGGTATGCCGGCGGCTGCGCACGTTCACCGATATTCCGGTGATCTTCCTGACCGCGCGGCACGACGAGATCGACCGGATCGTCGGGCTCGAGATCGGCGCCGACGATTACGTCGTCAAGCCGTTTTCGCCGCGCGAACTGGCCGCGCGGGTCCGCGTGATCCTGCGCCGCTTTCACCGGACGGCCGCACCGGAACCGGCGCCCGCACCCACGCCCACCTCGGCCGACGCGCCTGCACCGGTCGCCTCCGGCTTCACGCTCGACACCGACGGCGCGCGCGTGTCGTGGCTCGGCCACGCGCTGGACCTCACGCGCTACGAATTCGGGCTGATGGCGCTGCTGGTCCGGCATCCGGGGCGCATCTACTCGCGCGAACAATTGATGGATCTCGTGTGGCACGAGGCGCTCGATTCGGCCGACCGCACGGTCGACACGCACATCAAGACGCTGCGCGCCAAGCTGCGCGCGATCGATCCCGAGCGCGACCCGATCCGCACGCATCGCGGCATGGGTTATTCGCTGCAACCGTAA
- a CDS encoding SDR family NAD(P)-dependent oxidoreductase, translating to MEHDLKGKAVAITGGFGHLGVATAAWLGERGARVALIGRGAAPAAQALPGVPADALRIGGIDLVDPQAAVQALDTVNREFGQVDALLNIAGAFVWQTIADGDAATWDRMYELNVKTALNASKAALPYLVASQAGRIVNIGAGAAFKAGAGMGAYAAAKAGVARLTEALAAELLDRGVTVNALLPSIIDTPPNRKDMPDADFSRWVRPGQLAATIGFLLSADAQAITGASIPVSGRVA from the coding sequence ATGGAACACGACCTGAAAGGCAAGGCAGTCGCGATCACCGGCGGCTTCGGTCATCTGGGCGTCGCGACGGCCGCGTGGCTCGGCGAGCGCGGCGCACGCGTCGCGCTGATCGGCCGCGGCGCGGCGCCGGCGGCGCAGGCGCTGCCCGGCGTGCCGGCCGATGCGCTGCGCATCGGCGGCATCGATCTCGTCGATCCGCAGGCCGCCGTGCAGGCGCTCGACACGGTCAACCGCGAATTCGGCCAGGTCGACGCGCTGCTGAACATCGCCGGCGCATTCGTGTGGCAGACGATCGCCGACGGCGATGCCGCCACGTGGGACCGCATGTACGAACTGAACGTGAAGACGGCGCTGAACGCGTCGAAAGCCGCGCTGCCGTACCTGGTGGCGAGCCAGGCCGGCCGCATCGTCAACATCGGCGCGGGCGCGGCGTTCAAGGCCGGCGCGGGGATGGGTGCGTATGCGGCCGCGAAGGCGGGCGTCGCGCGGCTCACCGAGGCGCTGGCGGCGGAACTGCTCGATCGCGGCGTGACCGTGAACGCGCTGCTGCCGAGCATCATCGACACGCCGCCGAACCGCAAGGACATGCCCGACGCCGACTTCTCGCGCTGGGTCCGGCCCGGGCAGCTCGCGGCGACGATCGGATTCCTGCTGTCGGCCGACGCGCAGGCGATCACCGGTGCGTCGATTCCGGTGAGCGGCCGCGTCGCGTAG
- a CDS encoding SDR family oxidoreductase — translation MTAVPGSGRLRADFGGRVVLVTGAAQGIGAAIARRFAESDAFVAVADLNGDAAAAQADALASAGGDARAYRVDAASRGDLDALVAAVERDGGRLDVVIHNAAYFPLTPFMQIDEPTLDRTLSVNLSALFWLAQAALPAFERAGAGRLLVTSSVTGPRVVYPGLAHYAASKAGVNGFIRAAALELARRNVTVNGVEPGMIRTPAAGNLGDASVAAQIARDIPLARMGEPEDIANAMLFLASADAAYVTGQTIVVDGGATLPESGAVLGDR, via the coding sequence ATGACAGCCGTGCCGGGCAGCGGCCGCCTGCGCGCGGATTTCGGCGGCCGTGTCGTGCTCGTCACGGGCGCCGCGCAAGGGATCGGCGCGGCGATCGCGCGCCGTTTCGCGGAATCCGACGCGTTCGTCGCCGTGGCCGACCTGAACGGCGACGCGGCAGCCGCGCAGGCCGACGCGCTGGCCAGCGCGGGCGGCGACGCACGCGCGTATCGGGTCGATGCCGCGAGCCGGGGCGACCTGGATGCGCTCGTCGCGGCAGTCGAGCGCGACGGCGGCCGGCTCGATGTCGTCATCCACAATGCCGCGTATTTTCCGTTGACGCCGTTCATGCAGATCGACGAGCCGACGCTCGATCGCACGCTGTCGGTCAACCTGTCGGCGCTGTTCTGGCTCGCGCAGGCCGCGTTGCCGGCATTCGAGCGGGCGGGGGCCGGCAGGCTGCTCGTCACGTCGTCGGTGACGGGGCCGCGCGTCGTCTATCCGGGGCTTGCGCATTACGCGGCGTCGAAGGCCGGCGTGAACGGCTTCATCCGGGCGGCGGCGCTGGAGCTGGCGCGCCGCAACGTGACGGTCAACGGCGTCGAACCGGGGATGATTCGCACGCCGGCGGCCGGCAATCTCGGCGACGCGTCGGTCGCGGCGCAGATCGCGCGCGACATTCCGCTCGCGCGGATGGGCGAACCGGAGGACATCGCGAACGCGATGCTGTTTCTCGCGTCGGCCGACGCGGCGTACGTCACCGGGCAGACGATCGTCGTCGATGGCGGAGCGACCTTGCCGGAGAGCGGGGCGGTGCTGGGAGATCGATAG